In the Bacteroidia bacterium genome, one interval contains:
- a CDS encoding tetratricopeptide repeat protein, whose translation MDNASFPRALLLLEQGRYVQAEQELRNVLAGHPENAGGLTLLAIALSEQKRLDEAEALVNRAIALDPADAHVHYVKAQIFYKQDKDQEAEKEIREAIRLNPENAHYYGILAAVLLDRKEYEDALKAAERGLAIDADHLTCLNLRSTILIKMNRKAQAFESIDRALHMDPENAMSHTTYGWNHLEKGNHRQALHHFQEALKREPNSEFARSGMVQALKARYLIYRLMLKYFFWISNQKRGMQWAIIIGFYVIFKVLRTFMDKNPEWTPVLLPLIILYIIFALSTWFISPLLNLILRFNSYGRYVLSHEERMASHFTAVALVAGIAGAFGFVATQASGFAALGIYGLTMMVPLSQFYLQAKKNKQLMLRAFIVLLGIIGAVGVAAFFAGHPAADRIAIVYGVGFFAFQWIANALMTKN comes from the coding sequence ATGGATAATGCTTCTTTTCCCCGCGCATTGCTGCTGCTGGAGCAGGGGCGCTATGTGCAGGCAGAGCAGGAGCTCAGAAATGTCCTTGCCGGGCACCCGGAAAATGCAGGCGGCCTTACGCTGCTCGCCATTGCCCTGTCAGAGCAGAAACGGCTTGACGAGGCTGAAGCACTGGTGAACCGGGCCATTGCCCTGGACCCTGCTGATGCTCATGTGCATTATGTAAAAGCCCAGATCTTTTATAAACAGGATAAGGATCAGGAAGCTGAAAAAGAGATTCGCGAGGCCATCCGGCTCAATCCTGAAAATGCCCATTACTACGGAATTCTGGCGGCTGTTCTATTGGACAGAAAGGAATATGAAGATGCGCTGAAAGCCGCTGAAAGAGGCCTGGCCATTGATGCCGACCACCTTACCTGCCTCAACCTGCGCTCTACCATTCTCATTAAGATGAACCGCAAGGCGCAGGCTTTTGAGTCCATTGACAGGGCACTGCACATGGATCCTGAAAATGCGATGAGCCACACCACTTATGGCTGGAACCATCTTGAAAAAGGAAACCACAGGCAGGCACTCCATCATTTCCAGGAAGCATTGAAACGCGAGCCCAATTCAGAATTTGCAAGAAGCGGAATGGTGCAAGCCCTGAAAGCCCGTTACCTGATTTATCGTTTGATGCTGAAATATTTCTTCTGGATCAGCAATCAGAAACGGGGGATGCAGTGGGCCATCATCATTGGCTTCTACGTCATCTTCAAGGTACTCCGCACGTTTATGGATAAGAATCCTGAATGGACACCGGTGCTGTTGCCGCTCATTATTCTCTACATCATCTTTGCACTTTCCACCTGGTTCATATCGCCCTTGCTGAACCTGATTTTGCGGTTTAACAGCTATGGACGCTATGTCCTCTCCCATGAGGAACGCATGGCCTCCCACTTCACCGCAGTGGCGCTTGTTGCAGGAATTGCCGGGGCCTTTGGTTTTGTGGCTACCCAGGCCTCAGGATTTGCAGCGCTGGGTATTTATGGCCTCACTATGATGGTTCCTTTGTCGCAATTTTATTTACAGGCGAAAAAGAACAAGCAGTTGATGCTACGTGCTTTCATCGTTTTACTCGGCATTATTGGCGCAGTTGGCGTTGCTGCTTTCTTTGCCGGCCATCCCGCAGCCGACCGCATTGCCATCGTTTATGGTGTTGGGTTTTTTGCCTTTCAATGGATTGCAAATGCGCTGATGACAAAAAATTGA
- a CDS encoding AAA family ATPase: MADNDIKNLREALKHSPDNVPLLLHLAAILLVQSKLQEAEKEYKKVLRLEPQNTLAKLGLAKTYLQKKEGSTAIIILEELVRVTPQNRDARLMLSKAFLREGSVAEAQEQYEQLLKQDPDFRDDELDSRLRQRAATPLFDDDDDDDDFDFDGEEEIFREMEKPDITFSDVGGMEDVKREIELKIIRPVQHPELYEAYGKKTGGGILLYGPPGCGKTHLARATAGEVNAGFMSVGINDILDMWIGSSERNLHELFEGARANTPCVLFFDEVDALGASRSDMRQSSGRHLINQFLSELDGVDADNEGLLILAATNAPWHLDPAFRRPGRFDRIVFVPPPDVAGRIAIMKILLQKKPVDNIDYEAIARKTEEFSGADLRAAMDMAIEEKLQSSFKTGIAEPITTKDMLQAVKKMRPSTQEWFGSARNYALYANDSGLYDDILRYLKIKK, encoded by the coding sequence ATGGCCGATAATGATATAAAAAACCTTCGGGAGGCGCTGAAACATTCACCGGATAATGTGCCGCTGTTGCTGCATCTTGCTGCTATTTTACTGGTGCAATCCAAACTTCAGGAGGCTGAAAAGGAATATAAAAAAGTTCTGAGGCTGGAACCACAAAATACCCTGGCCAAACTGGGGCTGGCTAAAACCTACCTGCAGAAAAAGGAAGGGTCAACCGCCATCATCATCCTTGAGGAACTGGTAAGGGTTACTCCGCAGAACAGGGACGCACGGCTGATGCTGAGTAAAGCATTTCTCAGAGAAGGTTCAGTGGCTGAGGCCCAGGAACAATATGAGCAATTGCTGAAGCAGGATCCGGACTTCCGCGATGATGAATTGGACTCCCGCCTCCGTCAGCGTGCGGCAACGCCTCTTTTTGACGATGATGACGATGATGATGATTTTGACTTTGATGGCGAAGAGGAGATCTTTCGCGAGATGGAAAAGCCGGACATCACCTTTAGCGATGTTGGCGGGATGGAAGACGTAAAGCGCGAGATTGAGCTGAAGATCATTCGCCCGGTGCAGCATCCTGAACTTTATGAAGCTTATGGGAAAAAGACCGGGGGCGGCATTTTACTTTATGGCCCTCCCGGCTGTGGAAAAACCCACCTGGCGCGGGCTACAGCAGGTGAGGTAAATGCCGGCTTTATGAGCGTTGGCATCAATGATATTCTGGACATGTGGATAGGCAGCAGCGAGCGCAACCTGCATGAACTGTTTGAAGGGGCGCGCGCCAACACGCCCTGTGTGTTATTCTTTGACGAGGTGGATGCGCTGGGAGCAAGCCGCAGTGATATGCGGCAGAGCAGCGGCCGCCATCTTATCAACCAGTTTCTTTCAGAACTGGATGGCGTGGATGCTGACAATGAAGGGCTGCTGATCCTTGCCGCCACCAATGCACCCTGGCATCTCGATCCGGCATTCAGGAGACCCGGCAGGTTTGACCGCATTGTATTCGTTCCTCCGCCTGATGTTGCCGGACGAATTGCGATCATGAAAATATTGCTGCAAAAAAAACCGGTGGACAATATAGATTATGAAGCCATTGCCCGGAAAACGGAAGAATTCTCCGGTGCTGATCTGCGCGCTGCAATGGACATGGCTATAGAGGAAAAACTGCAGTCATCCTTTAAAACCGGCATTGCCGAACCCATTACCACCAAAGACATGCTTCAGGCAGTGAAGAAAATGCGGCCTTCTACCCAGGAGTGGTTCGGATCAGCCCGTAATTATGCGCTGTATGCCAATGACAGCGGACTTTATGATGACATTCTCCGGTATTTGAAAATTAAGAAGTAA